The following proteins are co-located in the Sulfuricurvum sp. IAE1 genome:
- a CDS encoding flagellin has protein sequence SFNKHNIMAQSGSYAMSQANAVQQNVLRLLQ, from the coding sequence AGCTTCAACAAACATAACATCATGGCCCAGTCTGGATCGTATGCTATGTCTCAGGCCAACGCCGTTCAGCAGAACGTCCTCAGACTTCTCCAGTAG